A genomic segment from Ruegeria sp. TM1040 encodes:
- a CDS encoding PQQ-like beta-propeller repeat protein translates to MMAIPGGFGLRAGVMATAMAALLMGCAEPEEILRGPREDIRAEARGGEFENRSVAISLPRVVTNTAWQQSPGQPTTRTAHAALSAAPALVWSTNIGAGDSRKQRITAAPVVGGGRIYTLDAASTVSAVSPAGAVLWQHTIEPASDDADDATGGGIAYADGVLYVSSGFGVLSALDAKTGAPVWRQELDATGSGSPTIRDGLLYLVAGDDTAWVIDTKDGRIAWQLEATPSASNILGAPAPVVGSEISIFAFGSGDLIGTFRRGGFRRWIASVSGARTGSAISQIGDVTGAPFMDGNRVYVGNQSGRTAAFDVASGDRLWTAFEGTFGPVWATGGSLFFVSDRSQLMRLSANDGSPIWSVDLPGYLKDKPRKRAEIVAHHGPILAGGQLVVASNDGLLRFFDPVDGRQTRTVEIKGGATTEPVVANGTLYVVTRDGQLAAFR, encoded by the coding sequence ATGATGGCAATTCCAGGTGGCTTTGGCCTGCGCGCGGGCGTGATGGCGACGGCGATGGCGGCTCTCTTGATGGGCTGCGCAGAGCCGGAGGAGATCCTGCGCGGCCCCCGCGAAGACATCCGCGCCGAAGCCCGGGGCGGAGAGTTCGAAAACCGCTCGGTCGCCATCTCATTGCCCCGCGTCGTGACCAACACCGCGTGGCAGCAAAGTCCGGGTCAGCCGACCACGCGCACCGCCCATGCGGCGCTCTCGGCGGCACCGGCGCTGGTCTGGTCCACCAATATTGGCGCAGGAGACAGCCGCAAACAGCGCATCACCGCAGCTCCCGTGGTGGGCGGAGGCCGGATCTATACGCTCGATGCGGCCTCGACCGTATCTGCGGTATCGCCCGCTGGCGCCGTCTTGTGGCAGCACACCATCGAGCCGGCCAGTGATGATGCGGACGATGCCACGGGAGGCGGCATCGCTTACGCGGATGGCGTGCTTTATGTGTCGTCGGGCTTTGGCGTCCTGAGCGCGCTTGATGCAAAAACCGGCGCGCCGGTGTGGCGACAGGAACTGGACGCAACCGGCTCTGGCAGCCCCACGATTCGCGATGGGCTTCTGTATCTGGTGGCCGGGGATGACACCGCCTGGGTGATTGACACGAAGGATGGGCGTATCGCCTGGCAACTGGAAGCGACGCCAAGCGCGTCCAACATCCTGGGCGCTCCGGCGCCTGTGGTGGGCTCCGAGATCTCGATCTTTGCCTTTGGCTCGGGGGATCTGATCGGCACGTTCCGTCGCGGAGGGTTCCGCCGCTGGATCGCATCTGTGTCTGGTGCGCGCACCGGGAGCGCGATTTCGCAGATCGGAGATGTGACCGGCGCCCCCTTCATGGATGGCAATCGCGTCTATGTCGGCAACCAGTCGGGGCGTACCGCGGCCTTTGATGTGGCCTCGGGCGATCGCCTCTGGACCGCGTTTGAAGGCACGTTCGGCCCGGTCTGGGCGACGGGCGGTAGCCTGTTCTTTGTCAGTGACCGCAGCCAGCTGATGCGCCTCAGTGCCAATGATGGCAGTCCGATCTGGTCTGTGGATCTGCCGGGCTACCTGAAAGACAAGCCCCGCAAACGTGCAGAGATCGTAGCGCATCACGGCCCCATTCTCGCTGGCGGTCAACTGGTGGTGGCCTCCAATGATGGGCTTTTGCGCTTCTTTGATCCGGTCGATGGACGGCAGACCCGCACCGTCGAGATCAAGGGCGGTGCCACGACGGAGCCCGTCGTGGCCAATGGCACGCTTTATGTGGTGACGCGTGATGGCCAACTGGCGGCCTTTCGCTAA
- the der gene encoding ribosome biogenesis GTPase Der, with protein sequence MSFTLAIVGRPNVGKSTLFNRLVGKKLALVDDQPGVTRDLREGEARLGDLRFTVIDSAGLEDATDNSLEGRMRRLTERAVEMADVCLFLIDARAGVTPTDEVFAEILRKKSAHVILAANKSEGSAADAGVLEAYGLGLGEPIRMSGEHGEGLNDLYSELLPVSEKFEKLAEETAPETDVVLDEDENEAFNAGEEIAATPVPTLEKPLQVAVVGRPNAGKSTLINKILGEDRLLTGPEAGITRDAISLKIDWSGTPMRIFDTAGMRKKAKVQEKLEKLSVSDGLRAVKFAEVVVVLLDAAIPFEQQDLRIADLAEREGRAVVIAVNKWDIEDEKQEKLKALKEAFERLLPQLRGAPLVTVSAKTGRGLDRLHAAIMKAHDVWNRRVPTAALNRWLAGMLEQHPPPAPQGKRIKLRYMTQAKTRPPGFVVMCSHPDKMPASYNRYLVNGLREDFDMPGTPIRLTLRGQGDKNPYKGKKKSTPSRLRKHLEGRKS encoded by the coding sequence ATGTCGTTTACGCTCGCCATCGTGGGGCGCCCAAATGTGGGCAAGTCCACTTTGTTCAACCGCCTTGTCGGCAAGAAACTCGCGCTGGTTGATGACCAGCCCGGAGTCACGCGCGACCTGCGCGAGGGCGAGGCACGGCTGGGCGATCTGCGCTTTACGGTGATCGACAGCGCCGGTCTGGAAGATGCAACCGACAACAGCCTCGAGGGCCGCATGCGCCGCCTCACCGAACGTGCGGTGGAAATGGCCGATGTGTGCCTGTTCCTGATCGATGCGCGCGCAGGCGTGACACCCACCGATGAGGTTTTTGCCGAGATCCTGCGCAAGAAATCCGCGCATGTCATTCTGGCGGCGAATAAATCCGAAGGGTCTGCGGCGGATGCGGGCGTGCTGGAGGCCTATGGCCTCGGGCTGGGGGAGCCGATCCGCATGTCCGGTGAGCATGGCGAAGGGCTGAATGATCTCTATTCCGAACTGCTGCCGGTTTCGGAAAAGTTCGAAAAACTCGCCGAGGAGACCGCGCCCGAAACGGATGTGGTCCTCGACGAGGATGAAAACGAGGCGTTCAACGCGGGCGAAGAGATCGCGGCCACGCCGGTTCCGACACTTGAAAAGCCGCTTCAGGTGGCCGTTGTCGGGCGCCCGAATGCCGGGAAATCCACGCTGATCAACAAGATCCTTGGCGAGGACCGTCTCTTGACCGGTCCCGAAGCCGGGATCACCCGCGATGCCATCAGCCTCAAGATCGACTGGTCCGGCACGCCGATGCGAATCTTTGACACCGCCGGCATGCGCAAGAAGGCCAAGGTGCAGGAAAAGCTCGAGAAACTCTCGGTCTCTGATGGCCTGCGCGCGGTCAAATTTGCCGAGGTCGTGGTGGTTTTGCTTGATGCGGCGATCCCGTTTGAACAGCAGGATCTGCGGATTGCGGACCTTGCCGAGCGCGAGGGGCGCGCGGTGGTGATCGCGGTCAACAAATGGGACATCGAGGACGAAAAGCAGGAAAAGCTCAAAGCGCTGAAAGAAGCCTTCGAGCGCCTGTTGCCGCAGCTGCGCGGCGCGCCTCTGGTCACGGTTTCGGCCAAGACGGGCCGGGGGCTAGACCGGCTGCATGCCGCAATCATGAAAGCCCATGACGTGTGGAACCGTCGGGTGCCGACGGCTGCGCTCAACCGTTGGCTTGCGGGGATGCTGGAACAGCACCCGCCGCCCGCACCGCAGGGCAAGCGCATCAAGCTGCGCTACATGACCCAAGCCAAGACCCGTCCGCCGGGCTTTGTGGTGATGTGCTCGCATCCCGACAAAATGCCCGCGAGTTACAACCGCTATCTGGTGAACGGGCTGCGGGAAGATTTTGATATGCCGGGCACGCCCATTCGTCTGACTTTGCGCGGTCAGGGGGACAAGAACCCCTATAAGGGCAAGAAAAAGTCGACGCCCTCGCGTCTGCGCAAACACCTTGAAGGCCGCAAGAGCTGA